The Labrus mixtus chromosome 21, fLabMix1.1, whole genome shotgun sequence nucleotide sequence CATACGTACActtatttatgttgtttattatttcaaaGAAAGCAGTCTTCTGAGTAGCTTCGCATAGTGAGGCAAAACATCGGTCCCCATTTAAAGTAAGAGAGGATTCAAGCTCAGATTCACACTACATCTGCTGCTGTATTTGTAATAAGTGAATGTTTCCTTTCTAAAATCAGCATTGGCCTCACAGCTCGTATCAGTCAGGCTCCACAGCACTATGAACAAACACCTCAGTGACCACAGGTGTTGTCGAATCAACAGTGACTGACATTTTAAGGCTTGTTACTTTTTTAGACACTTGGACTCACCTTCCTTTTTCCACACCAAGCAGTATTTTCCAATTGTTcatgttaccatggtgatatGGATTTCTAAACATCTGCATCGGAACAGAAGAGACGTTAAGAGACAAAATGAAGCAGTTACAAAGTTGtttatctaaataaataaaaaatgctgaGTTATCAAAGTTATTTAAGGTTAATGTCTTCATCATATGTGCTCTGCTCTTTAAAGCCGTGATGCATACAGAACAtagctgtagtcctccaaagATAAAAGCAGTCCATTACTAACTCTTCACATGAGCGTGTATACCTTTCCCTGCTCCCTCAGTCTTCTGGTCTCTTTGTTGTTAATGTGGCGCTCCACGCTGGTCTCTCCTCTGCTGATAAGTATCATGTGCCACAGAGTGAGTCCTCCCAGAGCTACCGCCACCGagctggagggggagggggggggggggcattacAACCTGTCCGCATGACGGTATCAACCTACATCTGAGTTTAAATAAGCAAATAACACgctgtgtgctgatgtgttCCTTACCTGGTCAGCACCCAGAGGAAGATGACGCTCTTATGGGCAGTGGTTTCAGTGTAGGCTTCAGTGGGTGGGGGGGTCTGATAGTATCTCTGAAGAGGACAGGACATAATCAGTCTTATGTAGTCACTCTGgtgccttaaaaaaacaagttatgtCACTTTCAGATCATATCAGAGATGTTTAGCTCACTGCTTCATGAGGTCGTTTGGTGGTAATGAGTGTTACATTCTGGATCCTGTACCAagtgatgtgttttattatttcctgTGTGCAGGCGACTTTAAACGTTTGAAACTACTTGGTTTTAGAGCCCTGGACTTGTTTATATACAAGCTGGTAAACAAACAACTCTGAGATAATGTAATCGAGGATCAGAGGAGATTGTATGAGGACAAAAAGCAAAGATCCTTTTACAAGTCTCCTGTTCCATTAGTCACTGGCCATCTGAGCTCCACTCGTTCTGTCTTACTACGCTTTGTCAGGTGTCACGGTACAAAACATTACATCTGACCTCAATCAAACTGGACTCTACTAGTGCCAATACACCAAACTCTATGGACAGAGTGAATAAATCCAGGTTCTTTACAAGTTAACTGGATCAATAAATgactaacaaacaaacataacagATCACTTTCTTTGCAGGGTGACAGAAGTTCAGGTGTGATGGTGCACAGTAGGGCTCGACTGATATGAGGTTTTTTGGGTCCGATATGATTTCGAtattaaggagaaaaaaatctgatatcgatatatcggccgatatcttttttAGATTTATGTTTGACCTGTAGGGATATGATATATATGATAAAGATATACACATtgattgtgttgatccctcaaatgaagttatcaaacacttgttgaaaagatttatattgaagatggtcactcaacaggaagtaactgcgcatgtatgTGCATCATCACTTGACCCTCTgaagagtgatgatgcttgttgtaatccatatagcgccctctgctggtgaaagagaactactactgtaatacaatgaaactcaaatgaaatgctttttaactGGTGAATTAATCTCGTAATATCAAAATTAGCAGATACCGATAGTCCACTGgttatatcggccgatatcatcGGCTGTCCGatgaatcggtcgggctctagtgcAGCGTCACATCCCTGCTCACCTCTATGGCACTGTATGCTTCCAGAAACAAGTCCTTGCTGCTGACGCTGCAGTAGATGCAGCCCAGCGTCATGTACAGGCAGAAGGAGAAGAAGTAACGGTGGTTGAAATGACCAACACAGTTGTTCAACCAGGCTGGAGACATGTTCAGGTTAATGTGGATAACGatgacaattttaaaaaaactaccaacacatgtcaaaacattttgaacaaagtcaaaagacaaatagaactttttcatttttccattttgttACTTTTCAGAAGGATACGACAGTGGTGGTCCATCTTCAACACGCAcctataaataaaataaaaacacagataaatatATAAGACTGAAAAACAACGTACAAAGAAAAGTGTTTGATTTGCTCACGTGTTGCAGATGCTACAGTGGTGCGTCCTGGCTGGTTTTGGAGAGATGCATTTCTTGCAAATGGACACTGAGGGAATATTAATTTTGTCCTGAAAGACGCAGAGAAAATAACAGGATGTATTATTGTCAGTCTATTTCACATGTTATCTGGTGACAGTGACGCCTTGTTAATCTACAAACGCCAAAGAATATAACTGAAACAAATAATACCAAAGCTGTAGTAAAAAACGGACTATATTTTTAACTCTTTCTTCAGTTATTTGTTTCATCCTTTGAGGCAAATGCACCCAATCAAAGCACATCAGCTTAGagagcttcttcttcttaccACTGACAGGCTAAGATTGTTATCCACAGTGTCTGGAAACATTACAAAAACCCAGACAGAAAAAGGCTATCACATTGCTCTTTTAAAAGCtgccagactccattgacaaaaacagaaacttcatTGGCTCTACTTTGATTGAGTGCATTTGCAATGAAAGATTACTTTGCTGCACATTCTGCTGCtgacttaaaggtccaatagTAAGATATcgactgaattaaatcataaagtgaccatactatatcatcagacattaaggaaacattatgtgttgaagtgctggctttttttgacaacaatgcagcagccagtatgtccttcCAGTAAAGGAAGACGTgtttaagacaccccccacacggtCGTTTTGGACGCCCTTCAGTTTACCAggtatgagagcagttatcaggtcaacaggtgttgcagtgatggaagcaggcaagagaagtggttcagatagaagtgattgtacccgacctaaaaagtctctgcatgtttctaataagctccacgagcagaaacgtgatcaaactaggatcaatgttggagatgcttttgaaaaatggagagaggttagaacacagaaaggtttacagaccgatgcagagctggataaacactgaagcttcagtgtccaccacatggtgacctgtatGAACATAGactggagggaggaggggggggtgggggggcagctCTCTTCATTGTTTTGAATATGGACTgtagtaccaattttaaacactaggtttCAGAGCTAcaaattgctcctttaaacGTGTAACAGTGTGAGATAATAGGGCCACGGTTTAAATACCAGAATATCCTCTTtaggtacttttttttttttttttttttaccttgtagGACGCGAACAATACTACGATAACGATATTACACTCCTCTGGCTGAGCTGTACCTGAACATGCAAACTATAAATCTTGCTAAACGTAGaagtatttttttgtgatgtggTTGATTTGGTACCCTGGGTGGGTGCCCTGGGGAGGTGGTGGTGGCCTTGTAGTAATGAAAGACCACCATGATGAGAAGCCAGTGGCCGCAGCAGAGGTGCCAGACGATCCAGTACACGGGGTAGGTGCTGAGGATCATGGGTATGACGAACAGGTAGACGATGACCACGACTGAGGTGGTCAACATTATAACCAGAGTGACAAATACctaagaggaggagaaagagagggtgaggaaatCAACGATGaagatagaagaagaaaagcaccCAGAATAGAAATCAACAACTCACCACTCCAAACCAGCGGGTCACATTGTCCACAATCCAGTAGACGGGTTCAAACGCACAGTCCAGCAGAGTGTCCGAGTTAGTGAGGCTGTTGAAGTAAAGGGAGCGTAGCAGCAGTCTGCTGTAGGTCCACAGATCCAGACACCTGCCTCTGATCCACGGTTTGCTTTCCCCGCCTCGGCCTCCTCTGAGCGGACGGCACCAGCGCAGCGCTAGTCGCATGGCCCGGGAGAGCTGCCACCTCAAGCTGCTGCCCAAACGCATGCCAGCGCGGCCTCCTCTCCTACACACTCTGCCTTCaagacacacgcaaacacacagacacacaccccagCAGTTACAAACACAGGCAGCGAAAAACAGCAGCTCCTCGTAGCGTAACCTAATGACCTCCGAGGTTTCCATCGTCATTTCTGCGTCCTTGAGGAGAAGTCAAGAGTTTTGAAGACTTCTAGGGGAAAGTGAAAAGTGGACTACAAAGAGGACTGACGCGCAATGAtacaaaagcagcagcagaacgcAGCACGAGGGGTTTCCCCTTCGAGAAAGCCCAAAACCTCTGGTTAGAACGTCGTCCGTTTGACAAATGTCCCTCAtcgaaaagaagaagaacagggtCTAACAGGTAATGAGCTGTGCCCATCAGTTCCTTTGAATAAACTCCTCTCGTTAATAATTCACAGCTAATCCAGATCTCCAGGCCAAAGCCCTCTGAGGTCCTTGCAGAGGAGATGCAGAGTGGTAACCTTATCAGAGGGAATGCAAACGGATGAATATCTTAAGAAGGAAATAAAGTGGCTACCTGATCCAGGGCATCATTTCATGAAAGTGAGCTTTGATTACACTGATAAGGCTTGTTCAGGTACTCCCTAATAGAGTGCCATTAATAATGAGAGATTCAGGACCTTCACCAGACAGTAACAGTAAGGCCTAACGACTGTCCGCACTTTCTTTACTATTTGTTGCTAATAAATTAGAACCAAAgtgatccaaataaacaaatgtgaCTCATGTCCCATCTGTCGAGGTCTCACATGACTACACTGAGATAGGTTGACATTCGATCCTTAATTAAAGTTGCTTCaagctaaataaataatggCCGTATACATTCCATATAATTAGTGAAATTACTCGTCACTGATGTACGGGAGCCCGCGATCAcccaaaaaattaaaataaattaaactattACTTCCATCAGTCTGCAGCTTTTTATGATCATTTAGTCTGTGAAGGTTATGTATAACTAAGAAACCCGTCATACTTGAGATGCTAATGACAGATGATAGCGCTGGCCAATTGATCAAGTTTCAGTTTCATGTACGATGTTGTTTTCCCACgatcataaaaacaacatgatctAGATGATTCCTGTGCCACATGCCGTGTTGTGCTCGTTTTTTCTCCACAGGTTTTGTCACGTGTGGTCAACGTTTCAGTGTTTGTAGTTTATATTTTGACACCAAGAGTTCATCACCACTACCtcaaaaacattgtttatttgtatttattgttatcatatatatttacattgtttcactttttaatgtattgcttgtttttcaaagtgttcagtgtgtttaaGGTCAATAAATGGATGTGATCCAGaagttttaaaatcatgttttataaTCTTGATCTCCATATCGATCAAAATGATCATGATTATGATTTCTTACATAATTCAAATCAGTTTAACTCGATCCTGTTTgactttcttctttaaaaatgactgaatgatcTCTCAGTTGTAAAGATGCACCAGTTGAACATTGATATCAGCTGATAAAGTTGTTGACAAACAACGACCACGGGCAAATAATGTGGCGTGCAGCGCTGTCAGTAactgatgtttatctgttgtttAGAATTCctttacacattttcttttgctttatttaatgGCAGAAAATGTCTTCCATACGAATGAGACCTTTCACCTCTAGtcaatatttgacttttatgaTTAACCAGCAGGTCATGTTTGCTGGATTTCATcatgacaaacatcagagagaacGCTATTCTTCAGGAGAAACAGAGCTAACTTAATAACTTGAAGAAGGTTGATGCTGAATGAATTTTCATACAATTAGGATGCAATGATTTAAGTCGTTATCATATAGGGTAgtgtcagaaagagaaaataatttaagaatCATCTCTGCTTGTGGCACAGGGAGGCTGTATGCTGGGTAAAAAAAGAGCGTTAAATGCTAATTGAGTTTCTATGTTCAGTACCTGACAGAAAGAACACGAGAGAGTGACACAAAGCCGGGCACAACAGTCTCTATGGCAACCAGCTGCCCTAAATCTGGtctttaaagacacagagatcACTTCCCGCCCTGTGTGTCCCTCTGTAATAAGCTTTGCTTCGTCCTGCTGTCTCTGCCTttctgagaaagaaaaggaagaagatgCATCTGCAGAAACCTCTTGTTCATCGTCCACAGTATGAGCATGTCCTGCTTTGTTTAAAAGACAATTGACTATCTATTGTCTTAATGATAAGACTAACAGACACTCCTGCAGTGTTTGAGAAACTGTATTGACGTTTCACTATTTTCTAACATTTGATCAATTTGATCACgtcatgcgagcagagaactgtcatcatgataatatctgtctctccatactgtaatctgttctgcacatgttacatttacaaatgatccctgcactcatgttcacttcatttgtctgtctactcaccgttatattgtatagtttctgcttataatatgtctacactcatgcactttaacttatgtcaatactgtccatttacaactctgtttttgtacatttaatttaatcttcatatttaagactagtaatgttaagttaaatcctgcttgtatatattcacattcttagttttgatatttttagtgcttatttactttgtatttaatattatattgtgtttagatttgctaatattgtgttttttactcatattgtgtgtttggataacctgctgctgtaacgccacaattacccagtttgggatcaataaagtcattctattctattctatcatCAATGGTTAAATGTAGACAAAACATCTGCAGATTAAACTGATTATGACAATAATTGTAGCATGGAACCCAAATATTATTATACTACTACTTTAAAACTATGTACTTTCCAGTGTTAAaggtaatatttacagtgtatggttAAAGGCCAAATTACATTGAAATGATGATGTTCTGAACCTAGAGCTCTACCTGAgggacataaacacacattcattcaaaatGATTATTTGTATCTATAAAACATCTATGGAACATTAAACCATCATCCAGTTTCCCTGTTTAGAACAAAATGATAAGAATTGagacaaaaacatcttcattggattgttttgtattttcagtatttgttgtgtctttgctcTTTGTTTGAATATGGGCTGAAGATTTAATTATACAACtgagatgaaaaacaacaaatgtcctTGATAGGACAGTTCTTACTGTATCTGTTTGCCCACTAAGAATCTAGACTTGTTAACCAGTAGATAAGATCATCCTTTCAATTAGCTACAATATGTCATGCTCGAATCCAAGCTAGCTAGCTGTCTCCAGCCACCTTTAGCCCGCCCGTGTTAACACTTGTTTTAAAGTAAGACAGGACACCTACACGGTCCAAACTTCACATTGACATACTGTACCTGGTCAGGTGAATGAGGCGGAGAAGCCTGAAGCACTACGGTCAAGTCATGGTAAGGCTAATGTGTTAGCTAGCAACCGAGGGctccagacctacagcatgaaCGGCGGCGCACACGAAGATCCTCTATTAAACAGAAGGTTCACGCTGTAGTAGCAACCAAACACGAATCCCCCTCAACTACTATGACGGCTgtcataaattaaatatatcagTGTTATTGCTGATTTGAACAGTGTATGGTTCTACCATGGTTATGTtactttagtttattttatcaaAGTAGCCCGTCAGccagaaaactgtaaatttctTTACGGGAGTTCGGTGCTTGGaaaataatttcaaagtgggatctcttctctttcttcctctagCCCCAATGTGTTCTGGGAAATGAAGTTTAATTTAGCTACAACAATTTAATGAAACATCTCTCAGTTTACGCTTTCGTTGCAACAATTGGTAAAACAACCAAATATTATCCATTCATAAGAGCTTTCCTACAGTATAAACAATAAATAGTTAACTGAGCAACAACCAGAAGCAACAACCAGCTCTTTCCCGAAACTGTGCTCGTAACCAGGAAGTGTTCAAGTGTCATATGATTGTAGAAAAATGGCTGCGGTGCAGTGGTAAGATGCTCCTTTCTCAATatgaaaaaaactatttcatcTACTGGAAACTGTTCGATCTTGTTTGTATTAATAAAATGCGGAGTTGAGAATGTACATGTAGAGCTGGTTCGTGTCAGCGTCTTAAAGAAAGGTCAACTTCtcttacagttttgtttttgcaggagTTATATGCATGATCAAGTGTTGTGATGGTCTTATTCAAAGGCCCCTGTTGGCTGTGTTACTGTTGTAGACCAACAAAACCTATGGGACAGTGTCAAAGTTGGTTCAGTGATTTTGAAGCACTGTCATTTCCCAATGTGAGAATGTCTTACATTTGATGCTAGACCTGTTTTCTTCAGGTTTTTGCAGTGCAAGCCAAAATGCATTTACCTCAATCACTTTGGGAATGTGTCATTGCTTAATGTAATGGTTGCTCTGTTGTATCTCTGTCATGAGCTGACCTTTGCCTCCTATGATGAAAGCTACATGTCCTCTGTCACCACagccttttatttttgtgctcaAGGCAACAACACAGATCCTGGTTGgacttccaaaaacaaaatcaaatattcaACATATGTTGTGTTAGCATCACTTGTAGTACTAGGTGTAAACTGATGTTGTGATTCAGTGTTGAACTGAATCTTTAATGGACGTAGTGAACCTCATCTTGtctcctgtctgtgttttgtgtaacAAGGCGTTCCTGCATGCGCAACTatgaggcagagctgcagagatgtCGACCTGAAGGTGCTCTGGTCGAGTTTGGAGACTATCACCCCCTCAAACCCATCATGGTAGACTATCTGCTGTTATCCTCAGTATAGTTAAACCCAATCTTTATGTTAAGTGACAGAAACTGAAGTGGAACACTGCATGTTGTCAATGCATTATTAAATAGTTTCTTGCATTAATAAGGCAGCTTTTATATCTGTTACTAACGACTCTGATGGTCCACTCTGCTGTCCTCTCAggtgacagacacaaagaccCGGCGCGGGGCTCGTAAAGGCAgcacctcctcgtcctcctcgtcttcctcctgcGCGCCTGCAGATCCCCTCAGCTCCATGCTGGACGGGACCGACCCCCTCTCGATGTTTGCTGCAGCCTCGGCCACTGAGGCCCCCGTCATGTCACACAGCGCCTCCACAGGGGTCAgttcacaccacacacagaaccATTCCTATTTAGAGATATGCTGTTGTGTTCACTGAGACGTGAAGAGAAGATGACGGCAAAActatttttaaggatttttttttttttgccttcaggACcttgggaggaagaggaaggagaaggatgaAGAGGCGGTGGGACACGACTTTGAGTCCTGGTCAACAAAACGAGGAGAGATCTTGGCAAGGTTCACCACCACTGAGAAACTCTCAATAGTGAGTCAGCCTTTTACTAGAAGTATCTTTAAACAGTCTGTGTTTGCACTTACAAAAAACTAattctaatttatttttctccataGAATCTTTTCATGGGTTCTGATAGAGGTAAgaccagtttttatttaatcttaatATCTTTGATAAATTACTGCTATCATATAAGTACTATCTGTTCAATACCATACAGCTATATGTTTGCcattagaaataaaacattaacactGATGTCAGTATATTGACACTAAGACGTTTAAAGTCCTCATGAAACAGAAACTTAGAGAGTATCTCACTGCTGTGTGACGTGTTTCCAACTGAAAcaggatagaaccaatcacaagacagAAGGCGggataaatgaacatttcacACAGGAACGCTGAATTTAGACCGGGAATATGTTGAAATGTTATTGGAAGGATGACCCCATGAGATGCACCAATCTCgttttacacaaatgaaaagacaaaaatgaacaTTACATAGAAAACATTACAAGACGttaacattcacacatacacagagccCTCCCTCACCCACCTAGAGATGCAGATATACCTGCAGTAGTTATAATGAATAGAGATACACAGGCCCACATTCATATAGAAAcaatttatacattttacattGAGCATATCAATCCACGTATCAGCATCAGCAGAACTAAAAACAGGAGCAAGCTGTTTGAAGATAAGAGAGGAGAGCTGAGTGAATCGGACAGATTGTTCCAGTCTGAGGGAGCTTTAAACTGAAAAGTAGATTGTCCAAtttctttatgtatttttcatttcatggggactttaatactaatgatttgaatttgaaagGGGTGGCATTTAGTATAGAACCTACAGGGAATGATTTTTTTGACAGTTCTTTTTACATATATGTCTCTTATTAGTCTTTCTTATCCCATCATTAGTGAGGTCTTCAGGAAACGTTGTAAACAGACATGGTTGCaaacaaatcagatttttttttttaaaccttgttgTGCTGCGCAAAAGCttaaaacaaatttcccctaagtaacaaaaaagtttgtatttatttgtagtATTTGAACCATGTTAACAGCTAACAAAGTACTCCTGATGTCACTGCAGGTAAAGCTCCGAGTCCAGGATCGTCAGCTGTTTCAGAGAAAGTTCGAACTcgcctggaggagctggatgatcTTGAGGAAGTATGTTCTGGTGCATCTTTCACACATGGGAGCAGGtgttatatactgtatgtgtgtccCGGTGTAGTAAAGGCTCAGTTGTTGAATAATGACTTGCAGgtttaaataattcaacttTTCAATCATGTGCACTCCTGATTCTGACAGACTTGAATTAAAGTGTGTGAGACAAACACTAAGAAAATGTCAACCTTCATTGTCAGTAAAATAAACTGAAGCATGaagagattttgtttttcataaacaTCATTTGACTCATCATCAGTAATAACttctttgtctgtgtttctgtgttcaggGTTCCCAGAGAGAGCTGCTGAACCTCTCCCAGCAGGATTACGCCAACCGCATCGAGGAGCTGAACCAGTCCCT carries:
- the zdhhc16b gene encoding palmitoyltransferase ZDHHC16B, encoding MRLGSSLRWQLSRAMRLALRWCRPLRGGRGGESKPWIRGRCLDLWTYSRLLLRSLYFNSLTNSDTLLDCAFEPVYWIVDNVTRWFGVVFVTLVIMLTTSVVVIVYLFVIPMILSTYPVYWIVWHLCCGHWLLIMVVFHYYKATTTSPGHPPRDKINIPSVSICKKCISPKPARTHHCSICNTCVLKMDHHCPWLNNCVGHFNHRYFFSFCLYMTLGCIYCSVSSKDLFLEAYSAIERYYQTPPPTEAYTETTAHKSVIFLWVLTSSVAVALGGLTLWHMILISRGETSVERHINNKETRRLREQGKMFRNPYHHGNMNNWKILLGVEKGSHWFTRVLLPSSHLPTGDGIMWDYIFSRRDPMAI